A stretch of Apodemus sylvaticus chromosome 18, mApoSyl1.1, whole genome shotgun sequence DNA encodes these proteins:
- the Tmem161a gene encoding transmembrane protein 161A isoform X3 — translation MAVLGVQLVVTLLAATLMHRLAPHCSFARWLLCNGSLFRYVHPSEEELRALAGKLRPRGRKERWANGLHDEKPLSVPRDAHLQLETCPLTAVDALVLRFFLDYQWFVDFAVYSVGVYLFTEAYYVVLGPVQETNIAVFWCLLTLAFSLKMFLMVTRLYFSTKEGGERSVCLSSAFLFLLLAMLVQVVREETLELGLEPGLASMTQHLEPVLKKQDWDWILPAIKLAVRLGLAVLGSLLGAFLVFPGLRLAQTHQDALILSADRPLLQLLLHASFLSPLCILWLWTKPVARDFLYQAPTRNMTFSVPAEGAFDSLRLWVLVALCLLRLAVTRPHLQAYLCLAKTRVEQLRKEAGRIEAREIQQRAATLGPRALLLPHWPHPSLQRP, via the exons ATG GCGGTCCTTGGAGTGCAGCTGGTGGTGACCCTGCTCGCGGCCACCCTCATGCACAGGCTGGCCCCGCACTGCTCCTTCGCCCGCTGGCTGCTTTGCAATGGCAG TCTGTTCCGGTACGTACACCCGTCAGAGGAGGAACTGCGGGCGCtggcagggaaactgaggccccggGGCCGGAAGGAGCG GTGGGCGAATGGTCTCCATGACGAGAAGCCATTGTCCGTGCCTCGAGATGCCCATCTCCAGCTGGAGACCTGTCCCCTCACCGCTGTGGATGCCCTAG TGCTGCGCTTCTTCCTGGACTACCAGTGGTTCGTCGACTTCGCCGTCTACTCCGTGGGCGTGTACCTCTTCACAGAGGCCTACTATGTTGTGCTGGGCCCAGTCCAGGAGACCAACATCGCCGTGTTCTGGTGCCTGCTCACGCTGGCCTTCTCTCT GAAGATGTTCCTCATGGTGACCCGGCTGTACTTCAGCACCAAGGAGGGCGGCGAGCGCTCAGTgtgcctctcctctgccttcctgttcctcctcctggcCATGCTGGTGCAGGTGGTGCGTGAGGAGACCCTGGAGCTGGGCCTGGAGCCAG GCCTGGCCAGCATGACGCAGCACCTGGAGCCTGTTCTGAAGAAGCAGGATTGGGACTGGAT ACTCCCTGCCATCAAGCTGGCCGTCCGCCTCGGGCTGGCAGTGCTAGGGTCCCTGCTGGGCGCCTTCCTCGTTTTCCCGGGCCTGAGGCTGGCGCAGACCCACCAGGACGCGCTGATCCTGTCTGCGGACCGACCGCTGCTACA GCTGCTCCTGCACGCCAGCTTCCTGTCGCCCCTGTGCATCTTGTGGCTCTGGACAAAGCCTGTCGCTCGGGACTTCCTGTACCAGGCACCCACGAGGAACATGACCTTCTCTGT ACCGGCAGAAGGGGCTTTCGACTCTCTGCGCCTCTGGGTGCTGGTGGCGCTGTGCCTGTTGCGGCTGGCAGTGACCCGGCCACACCTGCAGGCCTACCTGTGCCTGGCCAAGACTCGAGTGGAGCAGCTGCGCAAGGAGGCTGGCCGCATCGAGGCCCGCGAGATCCAGCAGCGG